A stretch of Pseudomonas sp. 7SR1 DNA encodes these proteins:
- a CDS encoding tetratricopeptide repeat protein, with amino-acid sequence MRFVLFVALALSITGCTRWSMNHHMNLAYKAYDRGNCEQVMLELSQVDRASRARRYMQPEVSMLRGQCLERQKLFIDAAQTYQFIITQYPTSEYAFRARARLETLQSLGHYPTRSASAIRPTAF; translated from the coding sequence ATGCGATTCGTGCTTTTTGTTGCCCTGGCCCTGAGCATCACGGGCTGCACCCGTTGGTCGATGAACCATCATATGAACCTGGCCTACAAGGCCTATGACCGTGGCAACTGCGAGCAGGTGATGCTCGAACTGTCCCAGGTCGACCGCGCCAGCCGGGCCCGCCGCTACATGCAGCCGGAGGTCTCGATGCTGCGTGGCCAGTGCCTGGAGCGGCAGAAACTGTTCATCGATGCGGCACAGACCTACCAGTTCATCATCACTCAATACCCCACCAGCGAATACGCTTTCCGCGCCCGCGCCCGCCTGGAAACCCTGCAGAGCCTGGGGCATTACCCGACCCGCAGCGCCTCCGCAATCCGCCCGACGGCATTCTGA
- the pyk gene encoding pyruvate kinase, translated as MSVRRTKIVATLGPASHSPEVLEQLILAGLDVARLNFSHGTPEEHKARAKLVRDLAAKHGRFVALLGDLQGPKIRIAKFANKRIELKIGDTFTFSTSHPLTEGNQQVVGIDYPDLVKDCGVGDELLLDDGRVVMRVDTATATELVCTVTIGGPLSDHKGINRRGGGLTAPALTDKDKADIKLAAEMEVDYLAVSFPRDAADMEYARQLRDEAGGTAWLVAKIERAEAVADDETLDGLIKASDAVMVARGDLGVEIGDAELVGIQKKIILHARRHNKAVIVATQMMESMIQNPMPTRAEVSDVANAVLDYTDAVMLSAESAAGLYPLEAVQAMARICIGAEKHPTSKTSSHRIGKTFERCDESIALATMYTANHFPGVKAIIALTESGYTPLIMSRIRSSVPIYAFSPHRETQARAALFRGVYTVPFDPAALQPGEVSQAAVDELVKRGVVQTGDWVILTKGDSYHTIGGTNGMKILHVGDPMV; from the coding sequence ATGTCCGTCCGTCGCACCAAAATCGTCGCTACCCTAGGCCCGGCCAGTCACTCGCCGGAAGTTCTTGAACAGCTGATTCTGGCTGGCCTGGACGTCGCCCGCCTGAACTTTTCCCATGGCACGCCAGAAGAACACAAGGCCCGCGCCAAGCTGGTGCGCGACCTCGCGGCCAAGCATGGTCGCTTCGTCGCCTTGCTGGGCGACCTGCAAGGCCCGAAGATCCGTATCGCCAAATTCGCCAACAAGCGCATCGAACTGAAGATCGGTGACACCTTCACCTTCTCCACCAGCCATCCGCTGACCGAAGGCAACCAGCAGGTGGTGGGCATCGATTACCCGGACCTGGTCAAGGACTGCGGCGTGGGTGACGAGCTGCTGCTGGACGACGGCCGCGTGGTGATGCGCGTCGATACCGCCACCGCCACCGAACTGGTGTGCACCGTGACCATCGGCGGCCCGCTGTCGGACCACAAAGGCATCAACCGCCGCGGCGGCGGCCTCACGGCACCGGCCCTGACCGACAAGGACAAGGCCGACATCAAGCTGGCCGCGGAAATGGAAGTCGATTACCTGGCCGTGTCTTTCCCCCGTGACGCCGCCGACATGGAATACGCCCGCCAACTGCGCGACGAGGCTGGCGGCACCGCCTGGCTGGTGGCCAAGATCGAGCGCGCCGAAGCCGTGGCGGACGACGAGACCCTCGACGGCCTGATCAAGGCCTCCGACGCCGTGATGGTGGCCCGTGGCGACCTGGGCGTGGAAATCGGCGATGCCGAGCTGGTGGGTATCCAGAAGAAGATCATCCTGCACGCACGCCGCCATAACAAAGCGGTGATCGTCGCGACCCAGATGATGGAGTCGATGATCCAGAACCCGATGCCGACCCGCGCCGAGGTGTCCGACGTAGCCAACGCCGTGCTCGACTACACCGACGCCGTGATGCTCTCGGCCGAAAGCGCCGCCGGCCTCTACCCGCTCGAAGCGGTGCAGGCCATGGCGCGCATTTGCATCGGCGCTGAAAAGCACCCGACCAGCAAGACCTCCAGCCACCGCATCGGCAAGACCTTCGAGCGTTGCGACGAGAGCATCGCCCTGGCAACGATGTACACCGCCAACCATTTCCCCGGTGTGAAGGCGATCATCGCCCTGACCGAGAGTGGCTACACGCCTCTGATCATGTCGCGCATTCGTTCCTCGGTGCCGATCTACGCGTTCTCCCCGCACCGCGAAACCCAGGCCCGCGCGGCGCTGTTCCGCGGCGTCTACACCGTGCCGTTCGACCCGGCCGCCCTGCAACCGGGCGAAGTCAGCCAGGCGGCGGTGGATGAGCTGGTCAAGCGCGGCGTGGTGCAGACCGGTGACTGGGTCATCCTGACCAAAGGTGACAGCTACCACACCATCGGTGGCACCAACGGCATGAAGATCCTGCATGTGGGCGACCCGATGGTCTGA
- a CDS encoding Tc toxin subunit A → MKDSPARIASRFCEQLLAERQSEQLSDLEQYFAAGGSVCALARKGAVGLVNEYGLEREDAQALAFRLNGLATWILRGFIEAQLTRHEPLPPFVRQGLLALVEGPTYEKLFAPNFGNKCPPDAIEAIHSPVAYAVWLKHWSQRRLIPSEPSEAYALTTRRKDLDLLRIDPVATHRVLSSVEVVSAVLEKSIEDSLGGVGNLDEMLSRRRYPNGLPYHHPWTTLDELTRDLGLSVGTVVRWCDPAFPYFLRALPWGDTSSHALIQAARLSPALRQLMLEASPFPGGDQERYFKENFAARTDIESQNLNQTFFFNQRTQLTQSGLEALLSVESFAPTLSEHALMLDARITPGHSGSVFINNGLTEPSMGIRYGGRPITNNITELIDGGIFRTDRIDRLNRKIRLDNALELPSHETDALLSAIIGAESNSAAVANASSQAQPPDYWMTSSTVRALGLFRMLQEDYRCSAQEFAVFVGDISVFGRGSELSQFDRVFNRDTLSTPALLMDDGTFELIPETEADALTVAQICGGLNIDLATYFNLAPLIADALGLTALQRSLPVLSSFYRVARLAQLLGIAPNVAVEILRRLSGESGLVALLGRPVIGADGQAADVLASIQRLEGWVRWCADNNLDVAWTVERVQPVAAPTEPSPAQNRLFDLLRSQLAPALFTEAALRMAGVPPLSNDRQWTQQLLELADTHGLVIHRSESADLPYEDYARAMVERIVRQVLGRDDPQTVEQIVGVLLSSRAGQRSVVQESLGVYGELSASLALPVLAWAGSTVYEVLSYVSGRPAAGVSSRNHRRDDEPGDPFLGMLVGFTHRSDVVKTLKLSEAFLALYLRVGDGVEPAPATAPFTPRALYYLTVYNRAVTLSQKPESPLLDYLELVNGLPNDLSGDGLRLVQAHAAELLAELFDWSAEEVRACADRVNPGQGYIRSLGHLDLFTRLRGFSLQSTLDASTTLKLGMLPPDASFSAYQAVADQVTAQLADPHRTSPLYGLHAGGDRVEVQSTVDRSEMIANSNQTAELTLTVTLAGEPQKNVNVYWTSKSCRIDPPKSVTNQYGKVTATVHAGTTMGRDLISYRLDAREPQPAVTITLGNDPSTFEFARVEGDFVVTKEKAGTDVTLRAHLHDRYGNPVAHEPVSWELKPLYNIPVLGTTNAEGMADVTFTSTAPLKVDEPIIRRDDLSLLFMPIEFIS, encoded by the coding sequence ATGAAAGATTCTCCGGCTCGAATCGCCAGCCGTTTTTGCGAACAACTCTTGGCTGAGCGACAGTCCGAACAACTGTCCGATCTCGAGCAGTATTTTGCAGCGGGCGGCTCGGTGTGTGCGCTGGCGCGCAAAGGGGCGGTCGGGCTGGTGAACGAGTACGGGCTTGAACGCGAAGATGCCCAGGCTCTTGCGTTTCGCCTCAATGGCCTGGCGACATGGATACTGCGCGGTTTCATCGAAGCTCAACTGACCCGTCACGAACCGCTTCCCCCGTTCGTGCGCCAGGGCTTGCTGGCATTGGTGGAAGGGCCCACTTACGAAAAGCTGTTCGCCCCCAATTTCGGTAACAAATGCCCGCCGGATGCGATCGAAGCGATTCACTCGCCCGTGGCCTATGCGGTATGGCTCAAGCACTGGTCGCAACGGCGTCTCATCCCCTCCGAACCCAGTGAAGCCTATGCGCTCACCACGCGACGCAAGGACCTGGACTTGTTACGCATCGATCCGGTGGCGACGCATCGGGTGCTATCGTCGGTGGAGGTGGTCAGCGCCGTGCTGGAAAAGTCCATCGAGGATTCCCTCGGCGGCGTCGGCAACCTGGACGAGATGCTGAGCCGACGTCGTTACCCCAACGGGCTGCCTTATCACCATCCATGGACCACGCTGGACGAACTGACCCGGGACCTGGGGCTTTCCGTAGGCACTGTGGTGCGCTGGTGCGATCCGGCGTTTCCTTATTTCCTGCGTGCGCTGCCCTGGGGAGACACCAGCAGTCATGCGCTCATCCAAGCGGCCCGGCTGAGTCCGGCCTTACGACAGCTCATGCTGGAGGCGTCGCCTTTCCCGGGGGGCGATCAGGAACGCTATTTCAAGGAAAATTTCGCGGCGCGCACGGATATTGAATCGCAAAACCTGAACCAGACGTTCTTTTTCAACCAGCGGACCCAGCTGACTCAATCCGGACTGGAAGCGTTGCTCTCCGTCGAATCGTTTGCCCCCACCCTGTCCGAGCATGCGCTGATGCTCGATGCCCGGATCACGCCCGGGCATTCGGGCTCGGTGTTCATCAATAATGGCCTGACGGAACCTTCGATGGGTATCAGGTACGGCGGACGGCCTATTACCAACAACATTACCGAGCTTATCGATGGCGGTATTTTCAGAACCGACCGAATCGACCGTCTCAATCGCAAGATCCGTCTGGACAACGCCCTTGAGTTGCCCAGCCATGAAACCGATGCGCTGCTGAGCGCGATCATCGGCGCCGAATCGAATTCCGCTGCAGTGGCGAACGCCTCGTCGCAGGCGCAACCGCCCGATTACTGGATGACGAGCAGTACCGTCCGGGCATTGGGGTTGTTCCGGATGCTCCAGGAGGACTATCGGTGTTCGGCGCAGGAATTTGCGGTATTCGTGGGGGATATCTCGGTTTTCGGTCGTGGCAGCGAGCTGTCGCAATTCGACCGTGTCTTCAACCGGGACACGCTGTCGACACCCGCGTTGTTGATGGACGACGGTACGTTCGAGTTGATACCGGAAACGGAAGCCGATGCGTTGACGGTCGCGCAGATCTGCGGCGGGCTGAACATCGACCTGGCAACCTATTTCAACCTGGCCCCATTGATCGCCGATGCACTGGGCCTTACCGCGCTGCAACGCAGCCTGCCGGTACTGTCCAGTTTCTACCGCGTGGCCAGGTTAGCGCAGCTACTGGGAATCGCGCCGAATGTGGCGGTGGAGATTCTCAGGCGGTTGAGTGGAGAGTCCGGGCTCGTTGCGTTGCTCGGTCGGCCGGTCATCGGCGCGGACGGCCAGGCAGCGGATGTCTTGGCGTCGATCCAGCGCCTGGAGGGGTGGGTTCGCTGGTGCGCCGACAATAACCTGGACGTGGCCTGGACCGTGGAGCGCGTCCAACCCGTGGCTGCTCCCACCGAGCCTTCGCCGGCACAGAACCGGCTTTTCGATCTGCTTCGCTCGCAGCTCGCGCCTGCGTTGTTCACCGAGGCCGCGTTGCGCATGGCCGGTGTCCCGCCTTTGTCCAACGACCGGCAATGGACTCAGCAGTTGCTCGAACTGGCCGACACGCACGGGCTGGTGATCCATCGCAGCGAGTCCGCCGACCTGCCTTACGAGGACTATGCCCGGGCGATGGTCGAGCGCATCGTGCGCCAAGTGCTCGGCCGGGACGATCCACAGACCGTCGAGCAGATCGTCGGCGTGTTGCTGAGCAGCCGTGCCGGCCAGCGCAGCGTGGTCCAGGAGAGCCTCGGGGTGTATGGCGAACTGTCCGCGTCCCTGGCATTGCCGGTGCTGGCCTGGGCGGGAAGTACGGTATATGAGGTGCTTTCCTACGTATCGGGACGTCCGGCCGCGGGCGTGTCGTCGCGCAACCATCGGCGCGATGACGAACCTGGCGACCCTTTCCTGGGCATGCTGGTGGGGTTTACGCACCGCAGCGACGTCGTGAAAACCCTCAAGCTGAGCGAGGCGTTCCTGGCGCTTTACCTCCGCGTCGGTGACGGTGTCGAGCCCGCACCCGCCACGGCCCCCTTCACCCCACGCGCGCTGTATTACCTGACGGTCTACAACCGTGCCGTAACGCTCAGCCAGAAACCCGAATCACCACTGCTCGATTACCTGGAACTGGTCAACGGGCTGCCCAACGACCTGTCCGGAGACGGGCTGAGACTGGTGCAGGCCCATGCCGCTGAGCTGCTGGCCGAACTCTTCGACTGGAGCGCCGAGGAAGTGCGCGCCTGCGCCGACCGGGTCAATCCCGGCCAGGGCTACATCCGTAGCCTGGGGCACCTGGATCTGTTCACGCGCCTGCGTGGGTTTTCGCTCCAGAGCACGCTGGATGCATCGACCACGCTGAAACTGGGCATGTTGCCGCCCGATGCGTCCTTCAGTGCCTACCAGGCCGTGGCCGATCAGGTCACGGCCCAATTGGCGGACCCCCACAGGACTTCACCCTTGTACGGTCTTCATGCCGGCGGTGATCGGGTGGAGGTCCAAAGCACGGTAGATCGCAGCGAAATGATCGCCAACAGCAATCAAACGGCGGAACTGACCCTCACGGTTACCCTCGCAGGGGAGCCGCAGAAAAACGTCAACGTGTACTGGACGTCCAAGTCGTGCCGTATCGATCCGCCAAAGTCCGTCACCAACCAATATGGCAAGGTCACGGCCACCGTGCATGCCGGTACGACGATGGGGCGTGACCTGATCAGCTATCGGCTCGATGCCCGCGAGCCACAGCCGGCGGTGACGATCACCCTGGGGAACGATCCTTCTACGTTCGAGTTTGCCCGCGTGGAGGGCGATTTCGTTGTCACCAAGGAAAAAGCCGGCACCGACGTTACCTTGCGGGCGCACTTGCACGACCGCTACGGCAACCCGGTTGCCCATGAGCCGGTGAGTTGGGAGCTCAAACCGCTTTACAACATCCCTGTCCTGGGTACCACCAACGCCGAGGGCATGGCCGACGTGACGTTCACCAGCACGGCACCGCTTAAAGTTGACGAACCGATAATCAGGAGGGATGACCTGAGCCTGCTGTTTATGCCCATCGAATTCATCTCATGA
- a CDS encoding neuraminidase-like domain-containing protein — protein MATQDITRATALRRDALIECALGIKQIEDKDDNKGYPTIQTADDLLEWLRTDPLDNHQVKTTWVAEAVSCLQQYIHAVYQKLEPGYTQREFDSKDLKDWDIASQYPLWAASQLLKCMPEDYITPYARIRKTSLFRALESNLNQTRLTTDSVQSGVQQYLRAFEEVCNLDVLNGYVDGADARRADYYLVGRERIAPYRYFWRKADVQLDVDSRAINPAAWSEWQPVDIPSDVQVLDSRLVFWGGRLCLVWAEWRQALFDGDGGLQKPYELELKVAFITLDGKWSPPIRLNLSEFDKDVSPNCRLVAVMLRDDVDPLYPKGRLAVHLTNAVTPPVFLGSRSGPVDIYETRDALFRKVGDEKPIMDHLAMVRFSNPSTLQQRVGTAQFSRMTETVSVGANPLVEKFTLKTVVTTSAGKQQLRFQPHCALLVPGREGESKAFTISVQFPSGGDPPSATESHSDNGGWSFAWNKYERDSFAGLTATFILEGPGNFGSKTFVLELKGLPVEPRLPSLHKSNARGAQFLHLNDPALTLKYARLNTLIGAELVTRANVSTDAVLDWDTQFPDEPALPDGAAEPNGPFDGANGLFFWELFFHLPHLVATRLKDEERFVEAQQWLHFIFDPQAPADAARANPKPRYWRCRPLNVPSAEGDVGCEADNPTDPDAIAYSTPRHYQMLIFLDYVANLVAWGDWLYRQLTRDSLAAAKLQYLRAKNLMGAAPDVQTLSQWTPATLAELVEELEDSAELKAFEQALLLDSGSLPVRTRFFEDPGVIGAGRFRLPVSQRVMQLYELPAQRMYNLRNNLTIDGKPLSIELFSTINPSDLLNNLAAGGGGPVRPMGGPLRVAAFRWRPLFDTAIRATQYLQDCGNQVMRLLEQQDRGEQDLLQQRHLTELSTFVRTVQEENLAQLRDTLAALHSSRTLTEERQTHYARLYVEHISNSEYKVMGALDTAKWLTSLSTSMQVAGAVIDAFPTIFGLANGGHQPGSLPRAVSYGFQVAAEVVRTDAEKDATSESYRRRRQDWGLARDQATAELAMINEQIKAQEHAVYAAEASLEQILKMNAQTQALYDFLLTRATRVELYRWYLGQCKTLHYQAYDQVVSLCLSAQSALQLETAEFGLSHIRTDAWLDNYYGLTAGDALRLDLLRMEADYLLRYERRLEIVKTVSLRQLFDDGIDPEPDYASWDEARNYLTKNGVLNFRLSQLLFDRDYHDHYCRQISAVDVTLPTLLGPFENVCATLTQIGSATAIKPSLESLDYLYGASSLPPADVLLNISSGEQMAISIGLDDFGVAALKPDEGLRNTFENTGAVSRWTLSFPWFDSEQHRQKKQLEALNDVIVKVRYTAKVGGPAFSRYVQDKVRAANLTALQGSQR, from the coding sequence ATGGCCACGCAAGACATCACCCGGGCGACCGCCCTGCGCCGAGACGCGTTGATCGAATGTGCCTTGGGCATCAAGCAGATCGAAGACAAGGATGACAACAAGGGATACCCGACGATCCAAACGGCGGACGACCTGCTGGAGTGGCTGCGCACCGATCCCCTGGATAACCATCAGGTCAAGACGACCTGGGTCGCCGAGGCGGTCAGTTGTTTGCAGCAGTACATCCATGCCGTCTATCAGAAGCTCGAACCGGGCTATACCCAACGGGAATTCGACAGCAAGGACCTGAAGGATTGGGACATCGCCAGCCAATACCCACTGTGGGCCGCCAGCCAATTGCTCAAATGCATGCCCGAGGACTACATCACTCCATATGCGCGCATTCGTAAGACCAGCCTGTTCAGGGCGCTGGAAAGCAATCTCAACCAGACCCGGCTGACGACCGATTCGGTGCAGTCGGGCGTCCAGCAATATCTGCGCGCCTTTGAAGAGGTGTGCAACCTGGATGTGCTCAACGGCTATGTCGACGGCGCCGATGCCCGCCGTGCCGACTATTACCTGGTGGGCCGGGAGCGAATCGCGCCCTATCGCTATTTCTGGCGCAAGGCCGACGTCCAGCTGGATGTCGACAGCCGGGCGATCAACCCGGCGGCCTGGAGCGAATGGCAACCGGTCGACATTCCCAGCGATGTGCAGGTGCTCGACAGCCGGCTGGTCTTTTGGGGAGGGCGCTTGTGCCTGGTCTGGGCCGAATGGCGCCAGGCGTTGTTCGATGGCGACGGCGGCTTGCAAAAGCCCTATGAGCTTGAGCTGAAGGTGGCGTTCATCACGCTGGACGGCAAGTGGTCGCCGCCGATACGGCTGAACCTGTCGGAGTTCGATAAGGACGTCAGCCCGAACTGCCGGCTGGTGGCGGTGATGCTGCGCGACGATGTGGACCCGTTGTATCCCAAAGGGCGACTGGCGGTGCATTTGACCAATGCGGTGACCCCACCGGTGTTCTTGGGGTCACGATCCGGTCCGGTGGACATCTATGAAACGCGCGACGCGCTGTTTCGCAAAGTGGGCGACGAAAAGCCGATCATGGATCACTTGGCCATGGTTCGCTTCTCCAATCCATCGACGCTTCAGCAGCGAGTCGGGACTGCGCAATTTTCCAGAATGACAGAAACGGTATCGGTGGGCGCGAATCCGCTGGTAGAAAAATTCACGCTCAAAACAGTGGTGACAACGAGCGCAGGCAAACAACAACTGCGTTTCCAACCGCACTGTGCCCTTCTGGTGCCCGGGAGGGAAGGCGAATCGAAGGCTTTCACGATATCGGTGCAATTTCCCTCGGGCGGTGACCCGCCGTCCGCTACCGAATCGCATTCCGACAATGGCGGCTGGTCATTCGCTTGGAATAAATATGAGCGCGATAGCTTTGCCGGTTTGACCGCCACATTCATCCTGGAGGGGCCGGGTAACTTTGGCAGCAAGACCTTCGTGCTGGAGCTCAAGGGCCTGCCTGTCGAACCTCGCCTGCCCTCCCTGCACAAGAGCAATGCGCGCGGAGCCCAATTCCTGCACCTCAACGACCCGGCCCTGACGCTCAAGTACGCGCGCCTGAATACCCTGATCGGTGCGGAACTGGTGACGCGCGCCAACGTGTCGACCGATGCCGTGCTCGATTGGGATACCCAGTTTCCCGACGAGCCCGCGCTGCCCGACGGGGCAGCCGAGCCCAACGGGCCGTTCGACGGGGCCAACGGGCTGTTTTTCTGGGAACTGTTTTTTCATCTGCCCCACTTGGTGGCAACGCGGCTCAAGGACGAAGAGCGTTTTGTCGAAGCCCAGCAATGGCTGCATTTCATTTTCGATCCCCAGGCGCCCGCAGATGCCGCTCGAGCGAATCCGAAACCGCGCTATTGGCGTTGCCGACCGTTGAATGTGCCCAGCGCCGAGGGTGACGTGGGCTGCGAAGCCGACAACCCCACCGATCCCGACGCGATTGCTTACTCGACGCCGCGGCATTACCAGATGCTGATTTTCCTCGACTACGTCGCCAACCTGGTGGCGTGGGGGGACTGGCTGTATCGGCAATTGACCCGTGACAGCCTGGCGGCGGCCAAGCTGCAATACCTGCGGGCCAAGAACCTGATGGGCGCTGCCCCGGACGTTCAGACTCTCAGCCAGTGGACGCCCGCCACATTGGCGGAGCTGGTCGAGGAGCTGGAGGACAGTGCCGAGCTCAAGGCATTCGAGCAGGCGTTGCTGCTGGATTCGGGTTCGTTGCCGGTCAGGACCCGTTTTTTCGAAGACCCCGGCGTCATCGGGGCCGGTCGTTTCCGGCTGCCGGTGAGCCAGCGAGTGATGCAGCTTTATGAATTACCGGCCCAGCGCATGTACAACCTGCGCAACAACCTGACCATCGACGGCAAACCCCTCTCCATCGAACTGTTCAGCACGATCAACCCTTCGGATCTGCTCAACAATCTGGCGGCCGGCGGTGGCGGGCCCGTACGTCCCATGGGCGGTCCCTTGCGGGTCGCGGCGTTTCGCTGGCGCCCGCTGTTCGATACCGCCATCCGGGCCACCCAGTACTTGCAGGATTGCGGCAATCAGGTGATGCGCCTGCTGGAACAGCAGGATCGGGGCGAACAGGATCTTCTGCAGCAGCGCCATCTGACCGAGCTGAGTACTTTCGTCAGGACGGTGCAGGAAGAAAATCTCGCTCAACTGCGGGACACTCTGGCGGCCTTGCACAGCAGCCGCACGTTGACCGAGGAACGGCAAACACATTACGCGAGGCTGTATGTCGAGCACATTTCCAATAGCGAATACAAGGTCATGGGGGCGCTCGACACCGCTAAATGGCTGACGTCGCTGAGCACATCGATGCAAGTGGCCGGCGCTGTCATCGACGCCTTCCCCACAATATTCGGTCTGGCCAACGGCGGGCACCAGCCGGGTAGCCTGCCCAGGGCCGTCAGCTATGGGTTCCAGGTCGCGGCCGAGGTGGTGCGCACCGATGCCGAGAAGGATGCCACCTCCGAAAGCTATCGGCGGCGGCGTCAGGACTGGGGGCTGGCACGGGATCAGGCCACGGCGGAGCTGGCGATGATCAATGAGCAGATCAAGGCCCAGGAGCACGCGGTCTACGCCGCCGAGGCCAGCCTGGAGCAGATTCTCAAGATGAATGCACAGACCCAGGCGCTCTATGATTTCCTGCTCACCCGCGCCACCCGCGTCGAGCTGTACCGCTGGTACCTGGGGCAGTGCAAGACCCTGCATTACCAGGCCTACGACCAGGTCGTCAGCCTGTGCCTGAGCGCCCAGAGCGCATTGCAGCTGGAAACCGCCGAGTTCGGTCTTTCTCACATACGCACCGATGCGTGGCTCGACAATTATTACGGCCTGACCGCCGGAGACGCGTTGCGGCTCGATCTGCTGCGCATGGAAGCCGATTACCTGCTGCGGTACGAGCGACGACTGGAGATCGTCAAGACCGTATCCCTGCGTCAGTTGTTCGATGACGGCATCGATCCAGAGCCGGACTACGCAAGCTGGGATGAAGCGCGAAACTATTTGACAAAAAACGGCGTCCTGAATTTTCGACTTTCCCAATTGCTGTTCGACCGTGACTACCACGACCACTACTGCCGGCAGATCAGCGCCGTGGATGTCACCTTGCCGACGTTGCTTGGCCCTTTTGAAAACGTCTGCGCAACATTGACGCAGATCGGCAGTGCCACCGCGATCAAGCCCTCCCTCGAGTCGCTGGACTACCTGTACGGGGCCAGTTCCCTGCCACCGGCCGATGTGCTGCTCAATATCAGCAGCGGTGAACAGATGGCCATTTCCATCGGCCTGGACGATTTTGGCGTGGCGGCGCTGAAACCCGATGAGGGCTTGCGAAATACCTTCGAGAACACTGGCGCGGTGTCCCGTTGGACCCTGTCCTTCCCCTGGTTCGATAGCGAGCAGCACCGCCAGAAGAAGCAACTGGAGGCCCTGAACGACGTCATCGTGAAGGTGCGCTACACGGCCAAGGTGGGAGGCCCGGCGTTTTCCCGGTATGTCCAGGACAAAGTGAGAGCAGCCAACCTCACAGCGCTCCAGGGGTCGCAACGATGA
- a CDS encoding DUF6124 family protein, with translation MMIKPTPNPPKTNPLSNPLDARKLDKAAKKALDRYLKPDTPAKPERHLDYFIVAPDADPEGLLVHSYETFCSVSTLILDLSEDLEGAPRNLALAIHQMGEMGVLLLERLLDNEAKVQR, from the coding sequence ATGATGATCAAACCCACACCCAATCCCCCGAAAACCAATCCGCTGTCCAACCCCCTCGACGCCAGAAAACTCGACAAAGCCGCCAAAAAGGCCTTGGACCGTTACCTCAAGCCCGACACGCCGGCCAAACCCGAAAGGCACCTGGACTACTTCATCGTCGCGCCCGATGCCGATCCCGAAGGGCTGCTGGTGCACAGTTATGAAACCTTCTGCTCGGTGAGCACGTTGATTCTGGATTTGTCCGAAGATCTGGAAGGTGCCCCGCGCAACCTGGCGCTGGCGATTCATCAGATGGGCGAGATGGGGGTGTTGTTGCTGGAGCGGTTGCTGGATAACGAAGCGAAGGTACAGCGCTGA
- a CDS encoding PilZ domain-containing protein — MYKKRRIERQDLPCFLKVFNGVNDKLIGYLGNVSADGLMLISQLPLMVGADFDLHLKIPADEGPQMNIKLKATCLWCHEDVTPQHFDAGFSLQVIPPEYGQLVSALQQYFSFRSMPESA; from the coding sequence ATGTACAAAAAGCGTCGGATAGAGCGGCAGGACTTGCCGTGCTTCCTGAAAGTGTTCAATGGTGTCAATGACAAGCTCATCGGCTACCTGGGCAATGTTTCCGCAGACGGGCTGATGCTGATCAGCCAGTTGCCGTTGATGGTCGGTGCGGATTTCGACCTGCACCTCAAGATTCCCGCCGATGAAGGGCCGCAGATGAACATCAAGCTGAAGGCCACTTGCCTGTGGTGCCACGAGGACGTGACGCCGCAGCACTTCGACGCCGGCTTCAGCCTGCAGGTGATTCCACCGGAGTACGGACAACTGGTCAGTGCGCTGCAGCAGTACTTCAGTTTTCGCTCGATGCCGGAATCGGCTTGA